In one Bos mutus isolate GX-2022 chromosome 19, NWIPB_WYAK_1.1, whole genome shotgun sequence genomic region, the following are encoded:
- the MTNAP1 gene encoding mitochondrial nucleoid-associated protein 1 isoform X2, whose amino-acid sequence MELCPYCKKPFKRLKSHLPHCKMLGATMPADQEIHQCEPATLARGKKIKAPIRDSIKAKEKELGTDSKKRNPELKGNNSERTVKSSSALAVGLEKASHKKADENVRSQVKPSLKMLKDTKPKVASRGETTTQFSASENTSSTKELAKALPQLGESRDNPSEIEAPLPPGPVAPSRSNHDRKYSLAFLNDVQATSADLRLDRVDASRQNLLVKLFNTSLGDGHSSPVNCSHRVQRGNMSSSGRERDSKAEDHLLGVSTDRDFRTLAKNAESQIAALKLNPLGKSQGRENQGKALHLGAETYGSQGGVEKSVSVTETQDWASLSHDSVTEKKPQDRGPGVHVFPLMGTTCPERLPLAQSRNQSPASLAVKFLQEEKAEAGSRNRGPAVKALMAGEEWASLTSKLGSWPPASCPQGLQSARSAQHHASRSPLAGQSLSSALGLEWFPELYPGYLGLGVLPERPQRWSTLAQKPLLVISPQGERLSQVPWLERSTTAVRSLEAPASSSLRRLLGAVHTGWIRCRTSVRSGVGGLTLLFTGCFVLCCSWSFKHLKLQRWRHQR is encoded by the exons ATGGAACTGTGTCCTTACTGTAAGAAGCCATTTAAACGATTGAAATCCCACTTGCCGCACTGTAAGATGCTGGGAGCAACTATGCCTGCTGATCAAGAAATTCATCAGTGCGAGCCGGCTACACTCGCACGTGGTAAAAAAATCAAAGCGCCAATCAGGGACTCAattaaagcaaaagagaaagagttagggacagacaGTAAGAAAAGAAATCCGGAACTGAAAGGGAACAATTCAGAACGGACAGTCAAGTCCTCTTCAGCACTAGCTGTTGGTTTGGAAAAAGCAAGTCATAAAAAGGCTGATGAAAATGTCAGGAGTCAAGTTAAGCCCTCCCTCAAAATGTTAAAGGATACTAAACCAAAGGTTGCTTCCCGGGGAGAAACTACAACTCAGTTTTCTGCATCAGAAAACACCAGTTCTACAAAAGAACTTGCCAAAGCTTTGCCTCAATTAGGAGAAAGTAGAGATAACCCTTCAGAAATTGAAGCACCTTTACCTCCTGGCCCAGTGGCACCTTCTCGGTCGAATCACGATAGGAAATATTCTTTAGCCTTCCTTAATGATGTGCAAGCCACTTCAGCTGATTTAAGATTGGACAGAGTGGATGCCTCAAGACAGAACCTTCTCGTGAAATTATTCAATACATCTCTTGGTGATGGTCATAGTTCTCCCGTGAATTGCAGTCACAGGGTTCAAAGAGGAAACATGTCAtcatcaggcagagaaagagattCCAAGGCCGAGGATCACCTCTTAGGAGTTTCTACTGATAGAGACTTCAGGACTCTGGCAAAGAATGCAGAATCACAGATTGCTGCTTTGAAACTTAACCCCTTAGGTAAAAGCCAGGGCAGGGAGAACCAGGGAAAAGCACTCCACCTTGGAGCAGAGACATATGGGAGCCAAGGAGGTGTAGAGAAAAGTGTATCTGTGACAGAAACGcaggattgggcttccctgagccATGATTCAGTCACAGAGAAGAAGCCTCAAGACAGAGGtccgggtgtacacgtgttcccactAATGGGGACAACTTGCCCTGAGCGTCTCCCTCTAGCACAGTCACGTAACCAGAGTCCCGCCTCTCTGGCTGTAAAATTTCTCCAGGAAGAGAAAGCAGAAGCCGGCAGCCGGAATCGAGGCCCTGCTGTGAAGGCGTTGATGGCGGGTGAGGAGTGGGCTTCTCTGACATCTAAGTTGGGCTCTTGGCCCCCAGCATCGTGCCCCCAGGGGCTGCAGTCTGCACGTTCAGCCCAGCACCACGCTTCCAGAAGCCCCTTGGCCGGTCAGAGCCTGTCGAGCGCCCTGGGGCTGGAGTGGTTTCCAGAGCTCTATCCTGGTTATCTTGGCCTCGGGGTGCTGCCAGAGAGGCCCCAGCGTTGGAGCACTCTGGCCCAGAAGCCCCTGCTTGTCATCAGTCCCCAGGGTGAGAGACTCTCCCAAG TTCCTTGGTTGGAAAGAAGCACGACGGCGGTAAGGAGCTTGGAAGCCCCGGCCAGCTCCTCTCTCAGGAGGCTCCTGGGAGCTGTCCACACAG GCTGGATCCGGTGCCGCACCAGCGTGAGGAGCGGAGTCGGTGGCCTCACCTTGCTCTTCACCGGCTGCTTCGTCCTCTGCTGCAGCTGGAGCTTCAAGCATCTGA AGCTGCAGCGCTGGCGTCATCAGCGCTGA
- the MTNAP1 gene encoding mitochondrial nucleoid-associated protein 1 isoform X4, producing MELCPYCKKPFKRLKSHLPHCKMLGATMPADQEIHQCEPATLARGKKIKAPIRDSIKAKEKELGTDSKKRNPELKGNNSERTVKSSSALAVGLEKASHKKADENVRSQVKPSLKMLKDTKPKVASRGETTTQFSASENTSSTKELAKALPQLGESRDNPSEIEAPLPPGPVAPSRSNHDRKYSLAFLNDVQATSADLRLDRVDASRQNLLVKLFNTSLGDGHSSPVNCSHRVQRGNMSSSGRERDSKAEDHLLGVSTDRDFRTLAKNAESQIAALKLNPLGKSQGRENQGKALHLGAETYGSQGGVEKSVSVTETQDWASLSHDSVTEKKPQDRGPGVHVFPLMGTTCPERLPLAQSRNQSPASLAVKFLQEEKAEAGSRNRGPAVKALMAGEEWASLTSKLGSWPPASCPQGLQSARSAQHHASRSPLAGQSLSSALGLEWFPELYPGYLGLGVLPERPQRWSTLAQKPLLVISPQGERLSQGWIRCRTSVRSGVGGLTLLFTGCFVLCCSWSFKHLKLQRWRHQR from the exons ATGGAACTGTGTCCTTACTGTAAGAAGCCATTTAAACGATTGAAATCCCACTTGCCGCACTGTAAGATGCTGGGAGCAACTATGCCTGCTGATCAAGAAATTCATCAGTGCGAGCCGGCTACACTCGCACGTGGTAAAAAAATCAAAGCGCCAATCAGGGACTCAattaaagcaaaagagaaagagttagggacagacaGTAAGAAAAGAAATCCGGAACTGAAAGGGAACAATTCAGAACGGACAGTCAAGTCCTCTTCAGCACTAGCTGTTGGTTTGGAAAAAGCAAGTCATAAAAAGGCTGATGAAAATGTCAGGAGTCAAGTTAAGCCCTCCCTCAAAATGTTAAAGGATACTAAACCAAAGGTTGCTTCCCGGGGAGAAACTACAACTCAGTTTTCTGCATCAGAAAACACCAGTTCTACAAAAGAACTTGCCAAAGCTTTGCCTCAATTAGGAGAAAGTAGAGATAACCCTTCAGAAATTGAAGCACCTTTACCTCCTGGCCCAGTGGCACCTTCTCGGTCGAATCACGATAGGAAATATTCTTTAGCCTTCCTTAATGATGTGCAAGCCACTTCAGCTGATTTAAGATTGGACAGAGTGGATGCCTCAAGACAGAACCTTCTCGTGAAATTATTCAATACATCTCTTGGTGATGGTCATAGTTCTCCCGTGAATTGCAGTCACAGGGTTCAAAGAGGAAACATGTCAtcatcaggcagagaaagagattCCAAGGCCGAGGATCACCTCTTAGGAGTTTCTACTGATAGAGACTTCAGGACTCTGGCAAAGAATGCAGAATCACAGATTGCTGCTTTGAAACTTAACCCCTTAGGTAAAAGCCAGGGCAGGGAGAACCAGGGAAAAGCACTCCACCTTGGAGCAGAGACATATGGGAGCCAAGGAGGTGTAGAGAAAAGTGTATCTGTGACAGAAACGcaggattgggcttccctgagccATGATTCAGTCACAGAGAAGAAGCCTCAAGACAGAGGtccgggtgtacacgtgttcccactAATGGGGACAACTTGCCCTGAGCGTCTCCCTCTAGCACAGTCACGTAACCAGAGTCCCGCCTCTCTGGCTGTAAAATTTCTCCAGGAAGAGAAAGCAGAAGCCGGCAGCCGGAATCGAGGCCCTGCTGTGAAGGCGTTGATGGCGGGTGAGGAGTGGGCTTCTCTGACATCTAAGTTGGGCTCTTGGCCCCCAGCATCGTGCCCCCAGGGGCTGCAGTCTGCACGTTCAGCCCAGCACCACGCTTCCAGAAGCCCCTTGGCCGGTCAGAGCCTGTCGAGCGCCCTGGGGCTGGAGTGGTTTCCAGAGCTCTATCCTGGTTATCTTGGCCTCGGGGTGCTGCCAGAGAGGCCCCAGCGTTGGAGCACTCTGGCCCAGAAGCCCCTGCTTGTCATCAGTCCCCAGGGTGAGAGACTCTCCCAAG GCTGGATCCGGTGCCGCACCAGCGTGAGGAGCGGAGTCGGTGGCCTCACCTTGCTCTTCACCGGCTGCTTCGTCCTCTGCTGCAGCTGGAGCTTCAAGCATCTGA AGCTGCAGCGCTGGCGTCATCAGCGCTGA
- the MTNAP1 gene encoding mitochondrial nucleoid-associated protein 1 isoform X1 — MELCPYCKKPFKRLKSHLPHCKMLGATMPADQEIHQCEPATLARGKKIKAPIRDSIKAKEKELGTDSKKRNPELKGNNSERTVKSSSALAVGLEKASHKKADENVRSQVKPSLKMLKDTKPKVASRGETTTQFSASENTSSTKELAKALPQLGESRDNPSEIEAPLPPGPVAPSRSNHDRKYSLAFLNDVQATSADLRLDRVDASRQNLLVKLFNTSLGDGHSSPVNCSHRVQRGNMSSSGRERDSKAEDHLLGVSTDRDFRTLAKNAESQIAALKLNPLGKSQGRENQGKALHLGAETYGSQGGVEKSVSVTETQDWASLSHDSVTEKKPQDRGPGVHVFPLMGTTCPERLPLAQSRNQSPASLAVKFLQEEKAEAGSRNRGPAVKALMAGEEWASLTSKLGSWPPASCPQGLQSARSAQHHASRSPLAGQSLSSALGLEWFPELYPGYLGLGVLPERPQRWSTLAQKPLLVISPQGERLSQVPWLERSTTAVRSLEAPASSSLRRLLGAVHTGWIRCRTSVRSGVGGLTLLFTGCFVLCCSWSFKHLSKPRSASSAAGHSP, encoded by the exons ATGGAACTGTGTCCTTACTGTAAGAAGCCATTTAAACGATTGAAATCCCACTTGCCGCACTGTAAGATGCTGGGAGCAACTATGCCTGCTGATCAAGAAATTCATCAGTGCGAGCCGGCTACACTCGCACGTGGTAAAAAAATCAAAGCGCCAATCAGGGACTCAattaaagcaaaagagaaagagttagggacagacaGTAAGAAAAGAAATCCGGAACTGAAAGGGAACAATTCAGAACGGACAGTCAAGTCCTCTTCAGCACTAGCTGTTGGTTTGGAAAAAGCAAGTCATAAAAAGGCTGATGAAAATGTCAGGAGTCAAGTTAAGCCCTCCCTCAAAATGTTAAAGGATACTAAACCAAAGGTTGCTTCCCGGGGAGAAACTACAACTCAGTTTTCTGCATCAGAAAACACCAGTTCTACAAAAGAACTTGCCAAAGCTTTGCCTCAATTAGGAGAAAGTAGAGATAACCCTTCAGAAATTGAAGCACCTTTACCTCCTGGCCCAGTGGCACCTTCTCGGTCGAATCACGATAGGAAATATTCTTTAGCCTTCCTTAATGATGTGCAAGCCACTTCAGCTGATTTAAGATTGGACAGAGTGGATGCCTCAAGACAGAACCTTCTCGTGAAATTATTCAATACATCTCTTGGTGATGGTCATAGTTCTCCCGTGAATTGCAGTCACAGGGTTCAAAGAGGAAACATGTCAtcatcaggcagagaaagagattCCAAGGCCGAGGATCACCTCTTAGGAGTTTCTACTGATAGAGACTTCAGGACTCTGGCAAAGAATGCAGAATCACAGATTGCTGCTTTGAAACTTAACCCCTTAGGTAAAAGCCAGGGCAGGGAGAACCAGGGAAAAGCACTCCACCTTGGAGCAGAGACATATGGGAGCCAAGGAGGTGTAGAGAAAAGTGTATCTGTGACAGAAACGcaggattgggcttccctgagccATGATTCAGTCACAGAGAAGAAGCCTCAAGACAGAGGtccgggtgtacacgtgttcccactAATGGGGACAACTTGCCCTGAGCGTCTCCCTCTAGCACAGTCACGTAACCAGAGTCCCGCCTCTCTGGCTGTAAAATTTCTCCAGGAAGAGAAAGCAGAAGCCGGCAGCCGGAATCGAGGCCCTGCTGTGAAGGCGTTGATGGCGGGTGAGGAGTGGGCTTCTCTGACATCTAAGTTGGGCTCTTGGCCCCCAGCATCGTGCCCCCAGGGGCTGCAGTCTGCACGTTCAGCCCAGCACCACGCTTCCAGAAGCCCCTTGGCCGGTCAGAGCCTGTCGAGCGCCCTGGGGCTGGAGTGGTTTCCAGAGCTCTATCCTGGTTATCTTGGCCTCGGGGTGCTGCCAGAGAGGCCCCAGCGTTGGAGCACTCTGGCCCAGAAGCCCCTGCTTGTCATCAGTCCCCAGGGTGAGAGACTCTCCCAAG TTCCTTGGTTGGAAAGAAGCACGACGGCGGTAAGGAGCTTGGAAGCCCCGGCCAGCTCCTCTCTCAGGAGGCTCCTGGGAGCTGTCCACACAG GCTGGATCCGGTGCCGCACCAGCGTGAGGAGCGGAGTCGGTGGCCTCACCTTGCTCTTCACCGGCTGCTTCGTCCTCTGCTGCAGCTGGAGCTTCAAGCATCTGAGTAAGCCTCGCTCTGCATCCTCAGCAGCAGGTCACAGCCCATGA
- the MTNAP1 gene encoding mitochondrial nucleoid-associated protein 1 isoform X3, giving the protein MELCPYCKKPFKRLKSHLPHCKMLGATMPADQEIHQCEPATLARGKKIKAPIRDSIKAKEKELGTDSKKRNPELKGNNSERTVKSSSALAVGLEKASHKKADENVRSQVKPSLKMLKDTKPKVASRGETTTQFSASENTSSTKELAKALPQLGESRDNPSEIEAPLPPGPVAPSRSNHDRKYSLAFLNDVQATSADLRLDRVDASRQNLLVKLFNTSLGDGHSSPVNCSHRVQRGNMSSSGRERDSKAEDHLLGVSTDRDFRTLAKNAESQIAALKLNPLGKSQGRENQGKALHLGAETYGSQGGVEKSVSVTETQDWASLSHDSVTEKKPQDRGPGVHVFPLMGTTCPERLPLAQSRNQSPASLAVKFLQEEKAEAGSRNRGPAVKALMAGEEWASLTSKLGSWPPASCPQGLQSARSAQHHASRSPLAGQSLSSALGLEWFPELYPGYLGLGVLPERPQRWSTLAQKPLLVISPQGERLSQGWIRCRTSVRSGVGGLTLLFTGCFVLCCSWSFKHLSKPRSASSAAGHSP; this is encoded by the exons ATGGAACTGTGTCCTTACTGTAAGAAGCCATTTAAACGATTGAAATCCCACTTGCCGCACTGTAAGATGCTGGGAGCAACTATGCCTGCTGATCAAGAAATTCATCAGTGCGAGCCGGCTACACTCGCACGTGGTAAAAAAATCAAAGCGCCAATCAGGGACTCAattaaagcaaaagagaaagagttagggacagacaGTAAGAAAAGAAATCCGGAACTGAAAGGGAACAATTCAGAACGGACAGTCAAGTCCTCTTCAGCACTAGCTGTTGGTTTGGAAAAAGCAAGTCATAAAAAGGCTGATGAAAATGTCAGGAGTCAAGTTAAGCCCTCCCTCAAAATGTTAAAGGATACTAAACCAAAGGTTGCTTCCCGGGGAGAAACTACAACTCAGTTTTCTGCATCAGAAAACACCAGTTCTACAAAAGAACTTGCCAAAGCTTTGCCTCAATTAGGAGAAAGTAGAGATAACCCTTCAGAAATTGAAGCACCTTTACCTCCTGGCCCAGTGGCACCTTCTCGGTCGAATCACGATAGGAAATATTCTTTAGCCTTCCTTAATGATGTGCAAGCCACTTCAGCTGATTTAAGATTGGACAGAGTGGATGCCTCAAGACAGAACCTTCTCGTGAAATTATTCAATACATCTCTTGGTGATGGTCATAGTTCTCCCGTGAATTGCAGTCACAGGGTTCAAAGAGGAAACATGTCAtcatcaggcagagaaagagattCCAAGGCCGAGGATCACCTCTTAGGAGTTTCTACTGATAGAGACTTCAGGACTCTGGCAAAGAATGCAGAATCACAGATTGCTGCTTTGAAACTTAACCCCTTAGGTAAAAGCCAGGGCAGGGAGAACCAGGGAAAAGCACTCCACCTTGGAGCAGAGACATATGGGAGCCAAGGAGGTGTAGAGAAAAGTGTATCTGTGACAGAAACGcaggattgggcttccctgagccATGATTCAGTCACAGAGAAGAAGCCTCAAGACAGAGGtccgggtgtacacgtgttcccactAATGGGGACAACTTGCCCTGAGCGTCTCCCTCTAGCACAGTCACGTAACCAGAGTCCCGCCTCTCTGGCTGTAAAATTTCTCCAGGAAGAGAAAGCAGAAGCCGGCAGCCGGAATCGAGGCCCTGCTGTGAAGGCGTTGATGGCGGGTGAGGAGTGGGCTTCTCTGACATCTAAGTTGGGCTCTTGGCCCCCAGCATCGTGCCCCCAGGGGCTGCAGTCTGCACGTTCAGCCCAGCACCACGCTTCCAGAAGCCCCTTGGCCGGTCAGAGCCTGTCGAGCGCCCTGGGGCTGGAGTGGTTTCCAGAGCTCTATCCTGGTTATCTTGGCCTCGGGGTGCTGCCAGAGAGGCCCCAGCGTTGGAGCACTCTGGCCCAGAAGCCCCTGCTTGTCATCAGTCCCCAGGGTGAGAGACTCTCCCAAG GCTGGATCCGGTGCCGCACCAGCGTGAGGAGCGGAGTCGGTGGCCTCACCTTGCTCTTCACCGGCTGCTTCGTCCTCTGCTGCAGCTGGAGCTTCAAGCATCTGAGTAAGCCTCGCTCTGCATCCTCAGCAGCAGGTCACAGCCCATGA